Proteins from one Nodularia sp. LEGE 06071 genomic window:
- a CDS encoding Tic20 family protein yields MTWRGSVTVSDRIFACLPYLLPLVQSLAFGSFFFTQFPVTRVLLIPLSPLIGIYQLPFASLIIFFALFLLVVRNEKISHFIRFNTMQAILLNIVLFLCSILLEVLVSIPGAGFALETIANTIFIGIIAAVVYSVAQSLFGRYAEIPAISDAVHMQVR; encoded by the coding sequence ATGACTTGGCGCGGGTCTGTAACGGTTTCCGACCGGATTTTTGCTTGTTTACCTTATTTGCTACCCCTAGTTCAAAGTCTAGCCTTCGGTAGCTTTTTCTTCACACAGTTCCCAGTCACACGGGTGTTGCTGATTCCATTGAGTCCATTAATCGGAATTTATCAACTACCCTTTGCCAGCTTGATTATTTTCTTTGCCTTGTTCCTATTAGTGGTGAGAAACGAAAAAATTAGTCACTTCATTCGTTTCAACACTATGCAGGCCATTCTTTTGAACATTGTTTTATTTTTGTGTTCCATACTGCTGGAAGTTTTGGTTTCAATTCCTGGTGCTGGCTTTGCCTTAGAAACGATCGCCAACACCATCTTTATCGGCATAATAGCAGCAGTTGTCTATTCTGTTGCTCAATCCCTATTTGGGCGTTATGCAGAAATTCCAGCAATTTCTGATGCAGTGCATATGCAAGTGCGCTAG
- a CDS encoding fumarylacetoacetate hydrolase family protein, with protein MAQRYVRVQNLEGKIYYGLLQLSLNVEVLDAPPWLQGQPTNLILEPENYQILTPCAPSKVVAVGKNYADHAAEMGTTVPNEPLIFLKPPTSIIATETEIMYPLQSQRVDYEGELALVIGDRTCDCTIEEAQTKIWGYTIANDVTARDLQQKDGQWTRAKGFDTFCPLGPWIVRELNPGARLQTFLNDDAIPVQSACIDQMVFPPDALVSYISQVMTLLPGDVVLTGTPLGVGQLHIGDRVRVEIEGIGRLENTVTGR; from the coding sequence ATGGCGCAGCGCTATGTGCGAGTTCAAAATCTAGAAGGCAAGATTTACTATGGATTGCTACAACTATCCCTCAATGTGGAGGTGCTAGATGCTCCACCCTGGTTACAAGGGCAACCCACAAATTTAATTCTAGAACCCGAAAATTACCAAATTCTGACTCCCTGCGCTCCTTCCAAAGTTGTGGCGGTAGGCAAGAATTATGCAGACCATGCCGCAGAAATGGGAACTACAGTACCAAATGAACCATTAATATTTCTCAAGCCGCCGACATCGATCATTGCCACGGAAACAGAAATTATGTATCCGCTCCAATCGCAACGGGTAGATTACGAAGGCGAGTTAGCACTAGTGATTGGCGATCGCACCTGTGACTGCACAATAGAAGAAGCCCAAACCAAAATTTGGGGCTATACCATTGCTAACGATGTGACAGCACGGGATTTACAACAAAAGGATGGCCAATGGACTCGCGCTAAAGGTTTTGATACATTCTGTCCTCTAGGCCCTTGGATTGTCCGAGAATTAAATCCTGGGGCGAGATTGCAGACCTTTTTGAATGACGATGCTATCCCTGTGCAATCTGCCTGTATTGATCAGATGGTGTTTCCTCCTGATGCTTTAGTGTCCTACATTAGTCAGGTGATGACACTACTACCAGGAGACGTGGTGTTAACTGGTACGCCATTGGGTGTTGGGCAACTGCACATAGGCGATCGCGTCCGTGTCGAAATTGAAGGCATCGGTCGCCTAGAAAACACCGTGACTGGGCGTTAA
- the rpsF gene encoding 30S ribosomal protein S6, with translation MSIVYETIYILRPDLGDEQVEQAISKYQNLLTEQGAENMKIQNRGKRRLAYEIKKHRDGIYVQMDYTGPGTAIAPMERAMRLSEDVIRYLTIKQDLPEETAEEAEETVAVSA, from the coding sequence ATGTCCATAGTTTACGAAACAATTTACATCCTGCGTCCCGATTTAGGAGATGAACAGGTAGAGCAAGCAATTAGTAAATATCAGAACTTGCTCACAGAACAAGGCGCTGAGAATATGAAAATTCAAAATCGTGGTAAACGTCGCCTAGCTTATGAAATTAAAAAGCATCGGGATGGCATCTACGTTCAAATGGACTACACTGGTCCTGGAACTGCGATCGCTCCCATGGAACGTGCAATGCGTTTGAGTGAGGACGTGATTCGCTACTTGACTATTAAGCAGGATCTACCAGAAGAAACAGCAGAAGAAGCCGAAGAGACAGTTGCTGTTTCTGCCTAA